The Engraulis encrasicolus isolate BLACKSEA-1 chromosome 4, IST_EnEncr_1.0, whole genome shotgun sequence genome includes a window with the following:
- the LOC134446694 gene encoding ras-related protein Rab-19 isoform X2 produces MELEEDAFDFLFKIILIGDTNVGKTCVVHSFKTGVFLERQQNTIGVDFSVRTLDIDGKKVKMQVWDTAGQERFRTLTQGYYRSAHGAMIAYDLTRRNTFESLPHWIHEVEQHGAASVVVIFIGNKCDLESERQVLFEDACTLAEQHGALAALETSAKKEHNIEEAFILMAKELIVRGGGVVNEDPYSESPYPLLHSSTHTVHLEEPAEERKCGSC; encoded by the exons ATGGAGCTGGAGGAGGACGCCTTTGACTTCCTCTTCAAGATCATCCTCATCGGAGACACTAACGTGGGAAAGACCTGCGTGGTGCACAGCTTCAAGACCGGAGTGTTTCTGGAGAGGCAGCAGAACACTATAGGAGTGGACTTCTCAGTTCGAACACTGGACATCGATGGCAAGAAGGTCAAG ATGCAGGTTTGGGACACTGCTGGCCAGGAGCGTTTCAGGACCCTCACTCAGGGCTACTACCGGAGTGCCCACGGAGCCATGATCGCCTATGACCTGACCCGGCGCAACACCTTCGAGTCGCTGCCTCACTGGATCCACGAGGTGGAGCAGCACGGGGCCGCCAGTGTGGTCGTCATCTTCATAG GCAACAAGTGTGACCTTGAGTCTGAGCGGCAGGTGTTGTTTGAGGATGCCTGCACCCTGGCGGAGCAGCACGGAGCCCTCGCTGCCCTGGAGACGTCTGCCAAGAAGGAGCATAACATCGAGGAGGCCTTCATCCTGATGGCCAAGGAACTCATAGTGCGCGGCGGGGGCGTCGTCAATGAGGACCCGTACTCGGAGTCGCCCTACCCGCTGCTGCACTCGtccacacacaccgtacacctGGAGGAGCCGGCTGAGGAGAGAAAGTGTGGTAGCTGCTGA
- the ccdc77 gene encoding coiled-coil domain-containing protein 77, with protein MDTPPTRDAGPSSNCIPGDEDEAADLPLPPIAERLAYLRPSRELLEFYRQKVAQFDGEHDDLLQMLERYRSTTEDQHKVQWEVQQREGEIAELQKALSDMQVYLFQEREQALRLYAENDRLKIRELDDRKKIQHLLALVGPDTGEITYFHREPPNQVTVPQVKVQPRPQDQWKVTKTRAAKEVSRKPSRTGSQDAEQYKKDNKTLLLQVEALQAQMEEQTRLAKEQVECLQEDRRIRVEEADVQRQRDQERLTALTDKLQRTQTLLYESTRDFLQLKFSSRSQEKGWMMEKDRLLRDLDGCHERLRSGRGGLEAVGPATAPQRLAQDHDHDDAPALSKKMYQEEIRALSEELKQAHKLADMYREQCVTLETELSQIREEGDVGKEMFQERSDRMAKRLQMMTQRYEALEKRREMEVEGFKSDVKHLRQKLKDVEKQLFKVTLNVGPNQDLAILHEVKQSNARTKKVQDELKTLKAKIYGLENELRYC; from the exons ATGGATACACCACCAACGCGAGATGCAGGTCCCAGCag TAACTGCATCCCCGGTGATGAGGACGAGGCTGCTGACCTCCCCCTGCCCCCCATCGCTGAACGGCTGGCCTACCTGCGGCCGTCTCGAGAGCTGCTGGAGTTCTACAGGCAGAAGGTGGCCCAGTTCGATGGGGAGCACGATGACCTGCTGCAGATGCTGGAGAGGTACAGGAGCACCACAGAGGACCAG cacAAGGTCCAGTGGGAAGTCCAACAGCGTGAGGGAGAGATTGCCGAGCTCCAGAAGGCTCTAAGTGACATGCAGGTCTACCTCTTTCAAGAACGAGAACAGGCACTACGCCTCTACGCTGAGAACGACCGCCTGAAAATAAG GGAGTTGGATGACCGGAAGAAGATCCAGCATCTCTTGGCCCTGGTGGGGCCGGACACAGGAGAGATCACTTACTTCCACAGAGAGCCCCCCAACCAG gtCACAGTTCCTCAGGTGAAGGTGCAGCCAAGGCCACAGGACCAGTGGAAGGTTACAAAGACAAGAGCTGCTAAAG AGGTCAGCAGGAAACCCTCCAGGACTGGAAGTCAAGATGCAGAGCAATACAAGAAGGACAACAAGACCTTATTACTGCAG GTGGAGGCGCTGCAGGCCCAGATGGAGGAGCAGACGCGTCTGGCCAAGGAGCAGGTGGAGTGCCTTCAGGAGGACCGGCGCATCCGTGTGGAGGAGGCCGACGTGCAGCGCCAGCGGGACCAGGAGCGACTCACCGCCCTCACAGACAA GCTGCAGCGCACACAGACCCTGCTGTACGAGAGCACCAGGGACTTCCTGCAGCTGAAGTTCTCGAGCCGCAGTCAGGAGAAGGGCTGGATGATGGAGAAGGACCGGCTCCTGAGGGACCTGGACGGCTGCCACGAGAGGCTGAGAAGCGGCCGGGGGGGCCTGGAGGCCGTGGGGCCCGCCACCGCACCCCAGCGCCTTGCACAGGACCATGACCACGACGACGCCCCCGCGCTCTCCAAGAAGATGTACCAGGAGGAGATACGG GCTCTGAGTGAGGAGCTGAAGCAGGCCCACAAGCTGGCAGACATGTACCGCGAACAGTGCGTCACCCTGGAGACGGAGCTGTCTCAGATCAGAGAGGAAGGAGACGTGGGCAAGGAGATGTTCCAG GAGCGTTCAGACAGGATGGCGAAGCGATTGCAGATGATGACTCAGCGGTATGAGGCgctggagaagaggagggagatggaggtggagggctTCAAGAGCGACGTCAAGCACCTCAGGCAGAAACTCAAGGACGTGGAGAAGCAGCTCTTTAAG GTCACTTTAAATGTGGGACCCAATCAGGACCTGGCGATCCTCCATGAAGTGAAGCAGAGCAACGCCCGCACCAAAAAAGTACAAGACGAATTGAAGACTCTCAAAGCCAAAATCTATGGATTGGAGAATGAGCTCAGATACTGCTGA
- the hdhd5 gene encoding haloacid dehalogenase-like hydrolase domain-containing 5 translates to MAEYIIRFSAGLKLGRRILSACSVGKSSANVSSTAQRFYSIDHPSFGLLFDIDGVLVRGRTPIPAAKQCFRNLVDRNGKYKVPVVFVTNAGNCVRQTKAEQLSHILEVEVSPDQVMLSHSPLRVFSQFHDKCVLVSGQGPVLEVAQNLGFQNVITIDMLREAYPLLDVVDHHRRPKNCVRPTKDLPTIDAVILFGEPIRWETNLQLIVDVLLTNGKPGNASSSLPYPHIPVLACNMDLLWMAEAKNPRFGHGMFLVCLESIYKKITGCELKYEALIGKPSVVTYNYAELLVRKQAEDLGWTAPVERLYAIGDNPMADIYGANLYNRYLKASHRTRAQVQAQGGGHPRQQDLIPEEAAGAGGQDVVTDGDDSFSDGDRLPEGCSSILVCTGVYNRDQPDLPQDPQETVTEQRIFHGHRDFRFDPSLTQPSFVVQDVREAVELVFQQEGCLLD, encoded by the exons ATGGCAGAGTACATCATTCGGTTTAGTGCTGGATTGAAATTGGGTCGGAGAATTCTGAGTGCTTGTAGTGTGGGAAAGAGTTCTGCAAATGTGTCATCGACCGCTCAACGTTTCTACAGTATA GATCACCCCTCCTTTGGACTTCTGTTTGATATCGATGGAGTTCTTGTGCGTGGAAGAACACCCATCCCAGCGGCCAAACAGTGCTTCAGGAATCTGGTGGACAGGAATGGGAAGTACAAGGTGCCAGTTGTCTTTGTGACCAATGCAGGAAACTGTGTACGGCAAACTAAAGCTGAGCAACTGTCCCACATACTTGAAGTCGAG GTGTCTCCAGATCAAGTCATGCTGTCCCACAGTCCCCTGAGAGTCTTCAGTCAGTTCCATGACAAATGTGTGCTGGTGTCTGGACAAGGACCCGTATTGGAGGTTGCCCAAAA TCTAGGGTTCCAAAATGTTATAACTATAGACATGCTTCGGGAAGCATATCCCCTTCTGGATGTGGTAGATCACCATCGTAGACCCAAGAACTGT GTACGTCCAACAAAGGATCTTCCAACTATAGATG CTGTGATTCTGTTTGGTGAACCAATCAGGTGGGAGACCAACCTTCAGCTGATTGTAGACGTTCTCCTGACCAATGGGAAACCAGGCAATGCATCGTCTTCTCTGCCATATCCCCACATCCCAGTGCTGGCCTGTAACATGGACCTGCTCTGGATGGCCGAGGCCAAAAACCCGAG GTTTGGTCATGGGATGTTCCTCGTCTGCCTGGAGAGCATTTATAAGAAGATTACTGGTTGTGAGCTGAAGTACGAGGCCTTGATTGGGAAGCCTAGTGTTGTGACCTACAACTACGCAGAGCTGCTGGTCCGGAAACAGGCCGAGGATCTGGGCTGGACTGCACCGGTTGAGCGTCTTTATGCTATTGG TGACAATCCAATGGCGGACATCTACGGCGCCAACCTCTACAACCGGTACCTGAAGGCATCGCACCGCACCCGGGCCCAGGTGCAGGCCCAGGGAGGGGGCCACCCCCGGCAGCAGGACCTCATCCCTGAagaagcagcaggagcaggagggcaGGATGTCGTGACGGACGGCGACGACTCCTTCAGCGACGGCGACCGTCTCCCCGAAGGCTGCAGCTCCATCCTGGTGTGCACGGGCGTCTACAACCGGGACCAGCCAGATCTCCCCCAGGACCCGCAGGAGACGGTCACCGAGCAACGCATCTTCCACGGACACCGCGACTTCCGCTTCGACCCCAGCCTCACACAGCCCTCCTTCGTGGTGCAGGACGTTCGCGAGGCCGTGGAGCTGGTCTTCCAACAGGAGGGATGCCTGCTCGACTAG
- the LOC134446694 gene encoding ras-related protein Rab-19 isoform X1: MQWRRRWMGNRKSHSRAQPTEMELEEDAFDFLFKIILIGDTNVGKTCVVHSFKTGVFLERQQNTIGVDFSVRTLDIDGKKVKMQVWDTAGQERFRTLTQGYYRSAHGAMIAYDLTRRNTFESLPHWIHEVEQHGAASVVVIFIGNKCDLESERQVLFEDACTLAEQHGALAALETSAKKEHNIEEAFILMAKELIVRGGGVVNEDPYSESPYPLLHSSTHTVHLEEPAEERKCGSC, from the exons atgcagtggaggaggaggtggatggggaACCGGAAGTCTCACAGCAGGGCCCAG CCCACAGAGATGGAGCTGGAGGAGGACGCCTTTGACTTCCTCTTCAAGATCATCCTCATCGGAGACACTAACGTGGGAAAGACCTGCGTGGTGCACAGCTTCAAGACCGGAGTGTTTCTGGAGAGGCAGCAGAACACTATAGGAGTGGACTTCTCAGTTCGAACACTGGACATCGATGGCAAGAAGGTCAAG ATGCAGGTTTGGGACACTGCTGGCCAGGAGCGTTTCAGGACCCTCACTCAGGGCTACTACCGGAGTGCCCACGGAGCCATGATCGCCTATGACCTGACCCGGCGCAACACCTTCGAGTCGCTGCCTCACTGGATCCACGAGGTGGAGCAGCACGGGGCCGCCAGTGTGGTCGTCATCTTCATAG GCAACAAGTGTGACCTTGAGTCTGAGCGGCAGGTGTTGTTTGAGGATGCCTGCACCCTGGCGGAGCAGCACGGAGCCCTCGCTGCCCTGGAGACGTCTGCCAAGAAGGAGCATAACATCGAGGAGGCCTTCATCCTGATGGCCAAGGAACTCATAGTGCGCGGCGGGGGCGTCGTCAATGAGGACCCGTACTCGGAGTCGCCCTACCCGCTGCTGCACTCGtccacacacaccgtacacctGGAGGAGCCGGCTGAGGAGAGAAAGTGTGGTAGCTGCTGA